One genomic segment of Podarcis muralis chromosome 18, rPodMur119.hap1.1, whole genome shotgun sequence includes these proteins:
- the AMH gene encoding LOW QUALITY PROTEIN: muellerian-inhibiting factor (The sequence of the model RefSeq protein was modified relative to this genomic sequence to represent the inferred CDS: inserted 1 base in 1 codon), whose product MIKSIPAPGKEILAGEGPELPSARESGGPNPPEEDEVLGTSDFADPRMTVEALYPTDADWGGPLGLWPHRASFRPRPHGDPQGPVCRVKVHRGGEWSRRPLEVVGLLTSYDSRFLKALSGSIWSEEDMEVFGVCPTDVSRGVLASLQRVGAHLDDPGENRLLXLHLEEVKWEAETKLLFQLAFHEDDAGGSLRSLQLALLIFYQGGKESGGVGTPEKFLVGGEGLHPKQVVCLSSRTQYLVLQGSAMSGRHSLGQLSFEVSLAIRRQSSNGTGLSQHETQNLLFGFDPKCFTRMTPAVLLLGRLRPRAAPILLPSSSFLAADGKLDVVPYLNPSVSPTSAVADVQPSPAPETNATSTHPAASSTGRFLAALSQFVNKVLSPSGEPPPAPGPQLRLNFDTMEALPHRVLNLSEKVALERLVQSEDPLVVLFPENSQALMESHLAHWALEGKLLRQLLQKLREVIRELAASPSFRDHETLFHGLLAFCYYPPGVPGGGDPEGSSDGSPGRRKIHSLLLLKALQALRARWRESRKAAPRANRSTQERDDYCRLRKMRIELVSTGYIIFPEWYDANNCAGPCRFPLSSRVPDYYSHTLFLLRVQEQGLPLERAPCCVPVRYSRSIIVTFTNDQGMKVKAYPDMVAEECGCR is encoded by the exons ATGATCAAGTCTATCCCTGCGCCTGGGAAGGAGATCCTAGCCGGAGAAGGGCCTGAGCTTCCAAGCGCCAGGGAATCTGGGGGGCCCAATCCCCCAGAAGAGGACGAAGTCCTGGGCACGTCGGACTTTGCAGACCCCAGGATGACGGTGGAGGCCCTATATCCCACGGACGCAGACTGGGGCGGGCCCTTAGGTCTGTGGCCCCACAGGGCTAGCTTTCGGCCAAGGCCCCACGGAGACCCCCAAGGGCCTGTTTGTAGAGTGAAGGTGCACCGGGGCGGTGAATGGAGCCGCCGTCCCCTGGAGGTTGTGGGTCTCCTCACCAGCTACGACAGCAGGTTCCTGAAGGCTCTGAGCGGGTCAATCTGGAGCGAGGAGGATATGGAGGTGTTTGGGGTCTGCCCCACAGATGTGTCCCGGGGTGTCCTGGCCTCTCTGCAGCGGGTCGGCGCTCACCTGGACGACCCGGGTGAAAACCGACTTC TGCTACACCTGGAAGAAG TGAAATGGGAGGCGGAAACGAAACTGCTCTTCCAGCTGGCCTTCCACGAGGACGACGCCGGGGGCTCCCTGAGGTCCCTGCAACTGGCCCTGCTGATATTTTACCAAGGCGGAAAGGAATCGGGGGGCGTGGGAACCCCAGAGAAATTCCTGGTGGGAGGGGAAGGTCTCCATCCTAAACAG GTCGTCTGTCTCTCCAGCAGAACCCAGTACCTCGTCCTTCAGGGGTCGGCGATGTCAGGCAGACATTCCCTGGGGCAGCTCAGCTTTGAGGTTTCTTTGGCAATCAGGCGCCAGAGCAGCAATG GCACCGGCCTCTCCCAACACGAAACCCAAAACCTCCTGTTCGGCTTCGACCCAAAGTGCTTCACCCGCATGACTCCGGCTGTGCTGCTCCTGGGCAGGCTGAGACCCCGAGCCGCTCCAAtccttcttccctcctcatctTTCCTCGCCGCCGATGGCAAGTTGGACGTGGTCCCTTACCTGAACCCCAG TGTATCCCCGACGTCTGCCGTGGCCGATGTGCAGCCCTCCCCGGCCCCCGAGACGAACGCCACCTCCACCCACCCAGCAGCCTCCAGCACCGGCCGTTTCCTCGCCGCTCTCTCCCAGTTCGTCAACAAGGTCCTCAGCCCTTCCGGAGAGCCCCCGCCGGCCCCCGGGCCGCAGCTGCGGCTGAACTTTGACACCATGGAAGCCCTCCCTCACCGGGTGCTCAACCTCTCTGAGAAGGTGGCGCTGGAGCGGCTGGTGCAGTCCGAAGACCCCCTGGTGGTCTTGTTCCCCGAAAACAGCCAGGCCTTGATGGAGAGCCACCTGGCGCACTGGGCGCTGGAGGGGAAACTGCTGcggcaactgctgcagaaattgcGGGAGGTGATTCGGGAGCTGGCGGCCTCCCCGTCTTTCCGGGACCACGAGACCCTCTTCCACGGCCTCCTGGCGTTCTGCTACTACCCTCCCGGGGTCCCCGGTGGCGGCGATCCCGAGGGATCCTCAGACGGCTCTCCTGGGCGGCGGAAGATCCACAGCCTGCTGCTTCTCAAAGCCTTGCAGGCCCTGCGCGCCCGCTGGCGGGAGTCCCGGAAGGCGGCCCCCCGCGCCAACCGCAGCACCCAGGAGCGAGACGACTACTGCCGGCTGCGCAAGATGCGGATCGAGCTGGTGTCCACGGGGTACATCATCTTCCCCGAGTGGTACGACGCCAACAACTGCGCTGGGCCCTGCCGCTTCCCTCTCTCGTCCCGCGTCCCCGACTACTACTCCCACACGCTCTTCCTGCTGCGGGTGCAGGAGCAGGGCCTGCCCCTGGAGAGAGCCCCCTGCTGCGTCCCCGTCAGGTACTCCAGGAGCATCATTGTCACCTTCACCAACGACCAAGGCATGAAGGTGAAGGCCTACCCCGACATGGTGGCCGAGGAGTGCGGCTGTCGGTAG
- the JSRP1 gene encoding junctional sarcoplasmic reticulum protein 1, whose amino-acid sequence MATGPCEILERSEESPDSLKEPPVQKPLKEEIKEDAAIPVSKEELNSTPNGIERKDVDKLHVVDQDLDEFVDSIGEAASSTLPEPSLEAEEPPAPEKVPAKQPRAEQVAEKVLRAERVVERAPRAEKPSGMDKVAEKVPRAEKVPRVEKAARAEKPAEKVRPAAPAATKTVPAKRKAEARTAGPTKDTLPWEGLTLNKCLVVASCLALLSISCQVVQDIVDYGGEILEAELSAWTSQDGSVGEAEELWFYERWLNWSDMDEPPDIEEEEEEEEESLEVEEEEPTEEEEEPEEEEEEPEEEEEPEEGGGGAKVKQKKRPEKATRRERVSKEKSQKGRKDLEEEEEEKEEEEEEEPVRSKRPLREGKRKEQREERRSRQPKPEAKAHKQEEGKGRPKDGRDRGKERDHKAHPHEQRGRKPLRVQRPLFPLQKPARRHD is encoded by the exons ATGGCGACGGGTCCCTGCGAGATCCTGGAGCGGAGCGAAGAGTCTCCAGATTCTCTGAAAGAGCCTCCGGTCCAGAAGCCATTGAAGGAGGAGATAAAAGAAG ATGCCGCAATACCAGTAAGTAAAGAAGAGCTCAACAGCACCCCAAAC GGTATAGAGAGGAAGGATGTAGACAAGCTTCACGTGGTCGACCAAGACCTCGATGAGTTCGTGGACAGCATCGGAGAAGCAGCTTCCTCCACGCTTCCCGAGCCGTCACTGGAAGCGGAGGAGCCCCCGGCTCCCGAGAAGGTCCCCGCAAAACAGCCCCGAGCTGagcaagtggcagaaaaagtcCTGCGGGCTGAAAGGGTGGTGGAGAGGGCGCCCCGAGCAGAAAAACCCTCCGGGATGGACAAGGTGGCTGAGAAGGTTCCCCGAGCAGAAAAGGTGCCCCGTGTTGAGAAGGCGGCGCGGGCAGAGAAGCCGGCAGAGAAAGTGCGGCCTGCAGCTCCAGCAG CTACAAAGACCGTCCCGGCTAAGAGGAAAGCAGAGGCCCGCACTGCAGGGCCAACAAAGGACACGCTCCCTTGGGAGGGCCTGACCCTGAACAAATGCCTCGTGGTCGCCTCCTGCCTCGCCCTCCTCAGCATCAGCTGCCAGGTGGTTCAAG ACATTGTCGACTACGGTGGGGAAATCCTTGAGGCCGAGCTGAGCGCTTGGACATCTCAAGACGGCAGCGTTGGGGAAGCG GAAGAACTCTGGTTTTACGAGAGGTGGCTGAACTGGTCGGACATGGACGAACCACCTGACatcgaggaggaagaggaagaggaagaggaaagcctCGAAGTCGAAGAGGAGGAGCccactgaagaggaggaggagccagaagaagaggaggaggagccagaagaggaggaggagccagaagagggagggggaggagctaAAGTCAAGCAGAAGAAAAGACCAGAGAAAGCAACCCGGAGAGAGAGGGTCTCCAAGGAGAAGTCCCAGAAAGGTCGCAAGGAcctagaggaagaggaggaagagaaggaggaggaagaggaggaggagcctgttCGCAGCAAGCGGCCTCTGCGGGAGGGGAAGCGGAAAGAGCAGCGCGAGGAGAGGAGGAGCCGACAGCCCAAACCCGAAGCCAAGGCCCACAagcaagaggaagggaaggggcgtCCCAAGGACGGGCGCGACCGCGGGAAAGAGAGGGACCACAAGGCCCACCCCCACGAGCAGAGAGGCCGGAAGCCCTTGCGGGTGCAGCGCCCACTCTTCCCCCTGCAGAAGCCTGCCAGGCGGCACGACTGA